The Fibrobacter sp. UWB11 genome includes the window TAGTTGTAGCCCGTATGTATGGATATAGCGTCAATGCTTTCGTTACAGGGGTGGGAGCGTGTTTGCGACGAGTGTGATGGCGTCTTGTAGCGAAAGGGGGGCATTGTTTTGGGTGAGATGCGCCTTGAAGCAGACTCGTCCGAAAAGCATTTCGGGAGTAATGCCGGCCTCTTTGTCTTGCCTTAAACTGTGTGCGAGCTCACGCTTGGAAAGTTTTTTATTGTTGGCATCGACGATTAAGGGGTGGTGTAGGTAAATGGGGCGGTCTGTGCGTCCAAGGGCTTCCATTAAGGCGATTTGTCGAGCTGTAGAATTGCGGATGTCTTCGCCTCTCACGATATGCGTGATGTTTTCGTCGATATCATCGACACAGACTGCAAATTGGTATGTCCATTGGTTGTCCCTATCGCGGATAGGGAAGTCACCACATTGAAGTTTCGGATTTTCATGAAAGTCTCCCAAACGGAGATCGTGCCAGTCGATAACTTTATTTGGAACGATAAAGCGCAAATTGTGCGGAAGGGGGAGGCTGTGCGGTTCGTGCAAGCATTTTCCTTGATAAACGATTTCGCCTGTTTCGCTTTGCGGATTATCGGCAAGGAGTTGTTTGCGACTGCAATAGCACGGGTAAACTAACGATTTTTCTTCGAGCTTTTGGAGTGCTACATTATAAACATCATTTCGTGCGCTCTGAATACTTTCTGAATCATGCTTGAATCCCAACCAAGCTAAATCTTCACGGATTCCTTCGATGTAGGCGGGGCGCGCACGACTTTGATCGTGATCTTCTATTCTTAAGTGGATCTTTAAGTTCCATTTTTTTGCAGCAGCCCACACATAAAGTGCCGAAAGTAGATGGCCTTCGTGGAGATAGCCCGTGGGGCTTGGTGCGAATCGAATTTTTCCTGACATATTGCTTTTGTATGACACATCACAAATATAAGTTGTAAAATTGTTACTAAAGTCACATATTTTTTATGAAAAAACATAAATATTTTGTTTTTTTCGTAAAAAGCGATTTTGTTATATATATTATTGTCATTAAAGGGATGTGTATCCTTGGAAGACGGAGTAATTATGGGTGGAATGAGAATTCTTTCGAGAGCCTGTGTGGCTCTTTTCTTTGCTTTTGCAGCAAGTGCATTTGCAGAAGATGTTGTTGCAATGGCTTCTAACGGCTCGACTGTTATCTTGCATGACAATGGTCGTTGGGAATATCATCAGAACAACAGCAAAATTCGTGATGTGCGCGAGAGTGCAATTCCCGAAGATGCGAAGTTCAATGTGATTGTCGAATACGAAAAGCCCGAAATGGTGCGTAAGAACGTGCGACTTGCCATGGAGGCTGCTTTTGCGACTGAAGAAGAAATTCGTGACAGTTTGAGAAATGTACCGAAGGGCGGTTACATTTATTTTCAGGTAAAGACTTCACAAATCAAGAAGGGAATGCCTCGCAAGTTGACTTACTCCTTGTTCGATGGCAGCAAGAAACCTATATTTAAGAAAACGGTTTCTGATACCGAAGCGGTCCCGAGCGAACAGAGAGGAATATCGAATTTGCTCGTCGTTCCTGTGTATGGGCACCCCAAGTCCAACGTTATGTTGGCTCGTGTCGAGGCTCGTGACGGGATGGAGACGCTTGATATCGATATCCCCATTAGGTAATTTGCATTGCTAAAATTTGCGGTAGTCGATCTAGAAACGACCGGCGGACATGGTGAAGATAATCGAATAATGGAAATCGGAATCGCCCTGATGGACGGTTCCGAAATTGTTGGTACGTTCCACTCGCTTGTGGACCCCGGGCAGCCGATTACACCGTTTGTTCGGGAACTTACTGGCATCACTGACGACATGGTCAACGGCCAACCGCAATTTGGTGAGATTGCAGAACATGTGGCGGAACTTTTGCAGGACCGCATATTCGTGGCGCATAATGTGCAGTTCGATAACAAATTCATGACTGCTGAATTGAAGCGCTGCTGCATCAAGTTTAATCCTCCGAGACTTTGTACGGTTAAACTTGCGAGGAAAATATTTCCGGGACAACCGAGCTACAGTTTGCACAAACTCACGGAATCGTTAGGACTTCCGGATTTTAATCATCACCGCGCTTTGGACGACACGTTGGCTGCGGCTGCTATTTTGAAAGCTGCTTTGAAAAAAGTGGGCGAGGCTGGGGTGTTTAAAAATGTAGTGAATTTGTCTGTTGCCAAGAAACAGGCAATTAATAAGTAGTTGTTGGTCGTTTGCTATTGCCCCCTTCGCCATCCTGAGTGGCGATAAGTTCTATGCTCAGCCAACTGCGTGCGGAATCCCGGCTTGACCGGGAATCTCCTTTTTTCTACTTCAAAATTCCGGCTTTATATTTCAGCTTCAAGATACGAGCGGCGGATTCTTCGATGCGCTTCTTGTATTTTGAGTTCTTTTCGGAAAGTTCCATCATGATGTTGAGCATGTCCTTGGCTTTGGACGTGTAAGAAATCATGAGCATATCGTTGCCTGCATCGATGATGGCGGTGATGAGTCGCTTGAAGTCTTTATCGGGGTAGTTTTTGCGCGGTGGAATTTGCGTTTTGCCGCTTGCCCAGGCGCGAAGCGATGTGCCCCAGAGGTCATCGGTAAGCATAATCATGTCTGGGGAATACTTGCGGGCAATCTTGACGATGTTGGCGTCAAAGACGGCGGGGCGGCTGGAAATGCGCAAAAAGTGGACGCTCGACATCATCGTGACGGGGATGTCTTTGGAAAGAGTCCTGAAAAAGCTTATGTTCTGGTCGATTTTTTCTTTGGGCGATGCGCTGATGGCAATTTGATGGTCGCTGTTTGTCCAGGAATCATAACCGGGGAAGTGCTTTGAAACGCAGATGATGCCGTTGTCACGCATGCCATTGACGAATGCTCTTACTTTATAAGCATTTGTTGTGTCGTTTCCCCACGAACGGCGGCTTTCTTCCATGAATGAATTGGACTCGCGATGGTCCTTAGACGGGTCCAAAACGGGTGCCAAATTCATGTTGATTTTGATGTCTTTAAGCGCGCGTCCGATTTTCTTTGCAAGCGTGTGAATTTTTGTGGAATCCATGCGGCGCATTTCGCGTGCGCTTGGGGTATTGTGCCAATGATCGGAATACGATGCCAAACGATTGACAAGGCCGCCTTCTTGGTCGATAGCGGTGAATACTGGAATTTTTAAGTTCGAGTTGATTTCTTCAACTTTGTGCAGGTAATTATCCGTTTCCTTGAGGTGCTTGCCGGTAATGAGCAATCCTCCGATTTCGTTCTCGATTGCAAATTCAGACGTTGTAAGGAATACCATAATCATTTGCGCCGCCTTTTGGCGGAGTGTCATGGATTCCCATAAGGGCATAAGAGCGTCTGGTAAACCATAAGGGTTTTTGCCGGACTTTGCAGCGGAAGAAGATTGTGCGATTGCTGAAGACGATTGCGCAATTGATGACGAAGACTGCACAAAACTTACAGAGTCTTTTATGGAACAAATTTGCGACTCGTTTTTGGGCAGAAGGGATTCTGTTAATGAATTTATTGGGGTAAAGCGGCGATCGGACATGTCGTCGGAAAAGGCTGCTGAAAAAGCTCCCAAAATTGTAATTACTAACAGAATATTTTTGTACATGCGGTAAAAACTGCTAACCACTAGTCTTCTTTGCAAAACGGCGCGGTTTGAATTCACGCGGAGGGAACTCGAACTTGAGCTTGCCTTTCACGAGTGTGAGGTAGGCGTCGAACAGGCGACGAGTCTTGTTGCTGCGGAAACCCTTGATAAGCGAGGTCTTTTCACCAGCGAGCAGTTTCTTGATGTCGTCTAGCGGGAGTTCCTTGCCTAAAAGAATCTTCGGGAGCGTGATGCCGCTTGGTTCCTTCTTCACATAGCTTTCGGAGACGTAGCCCGTGAGCGTTTCATAAACGTCGGAACCGTCAACAGGCGATTTGCCGATAACTTCACCGAGTTCAATTTCTTCTGGCTTTTCGTCAAAGACAAATTCGATTTTGTTTTCGTCGTTTATGGTAAGAACGGCAGAAAATTCGGCACCTTTCTTGCTGCGGAAACCGGTCAGAGGACCAATCTTTCGCTTTGTCAAAAGTTCGATGATTTCGCTTTCGGTGAGGTGCTTTCCGCCGACAATCTTGCGGATTACGATGCCATCTTCAGTTCTGTAACGGCTGACGGTTTCAAAAACCTTCTTGCCATTCACGGGGCTAAAGCTAGCTTCGTTTTCGGTATCGTCTTCCTTGAATCCCTTGATGTTTTTCACCATGGTCTTGGTCATTTCGACGATGCCGCTCATGAATGCTTCGCGAGATTCCTTGCCCTTCGAGATGAGGTCCATCTTGTATTCCCATTCGCCGGTGAGTTCCGGGCTGGTGAGGGCTTCGCAGTTCATAGCAGAAAGGACCTTGATGAGGTCGAATGCCTTTGCTGTCGGAATCATTTCCTTGCCGTCGCGGATAACGTACTTGTCGCTCACGAGCTTTTCGATAATGGCTGCTCGTGTAGCCGGCGTTCCAAGGCCGCGCTCCTTCATGGCGTCGCGCAGTTCATCATCTTCGACGAGCTTACCGGCACTTTCCATCATCGAAAGGAGCGTGCTTTCGGTGTAGTGTGCTGGCGGCTTGGTAAAGTCTTCCTTGGCGTCAATTTCAAGCATCTTGGCGGTGTTGCCATTGAGCTGTGGAATGTTCGATTCTTCGTCGGATTCCTTGCCGTAAATTGCCTTGAAGCCCGGATCCACAAGAATCTTGCCTTCGGTAATGAACGTTTCGTTTTCGACTGTCGTGATGCGTGTCGTGTT containing:
- a CDS encoding PolC-type DNA polymerase III, which produces MLKFAVVDLETTGGHGEDNRIMEIGIALMDGSEIVGTFHSLVDPGQPITPFVRELTGITDDMVNGQPQFGEIAEHVAELLQDRIFVAHNVQFDNKFMTAELKRCCIKFNPPRLCTVKLARKIFPGQPSYSLHKLTESLGLPDFNHHRALDDTLAAAAILKAALKKVGEAGVFKNVVNLSVAKKQAINK
- a CDS encoding glycoside hydrolase family 3 N-terminal domain-containing protein; the encoded protein is MYKNILLVITILGAFSAAFSDDMSDRRFTPINSLTESLLPKNESQICSIKDSVSFVQSSSSIAQSSSAIAQSSSAAKSGKNPYGLPDALMPLWESMTLRQKAAQMIMVFLTTSEFAIENEIGGLLITGKHLKETDNYLHKVEEINSNLKIPVFTAIDQEGGLVNRLASYSDHWHNTPSAREMRRMDSTKIHTLAKKIGRALKDIKINMNLAPVLDPSKDHRESNSFMEESRRSWGNDTTNAYKVRAFVNGMRDNGIICVSKHFPGYDSWTNSDHQIAISASPKEKIDQNISFFRTLSKDIPVTMMSSVHFLRISSRPAVFDANIVKIARKYSPDMIMLTDDLWGTSLRAWASGKTQIPPRKNYPDKDFKRLITAIIDAGNDMLMISYTSKAKDMLNIMMELSEKNSKYKKRIEESAARILKLKYKAGILK
- a CDS encoding glutamate--tRNA ligase family protein, with the translated sequence MSGKIRFAPSPTGYLHEGHLLSALYVWAAAKKWNLKIHLRIEDHDQSRARPAYIEGIREDLAWLGFKHDSESIQSARNDVYNVALQKLEEKSLVYPCYCSRKQLLADNPQSETGEIVYQGKCLHEPHSLPLPHNLRFIVPNKVIDWHDLRLGDFHENPKLQCGDFPIRDRDNQWTYQFAVCVDDIDENITHIVRGEDIRNSTARQIALMEALGRTDRPIYLHHPLIVDANNKKLSKRELAHSLRQDKEAGITPEMLFGRVCFKAHLTQNNAPLSLQDAITLVANTLPPL